Proteins from a genomic interval of Granulicella sp. L56:
- a CDS encoding flagella basal body P-ring formation protein FlgA, whose amino-acid sequence MLSLIALVGLQSATAFAAACAETPAAAMRLAGAKAAPSSMPDDKGYRVASVRWDPVMQQSWATIVSCGHPEWPGVSLRTDETSDAQRGLSAQARVERSPLVRAGDIVELWRQEDLLRIEVSGVAEQSGSMGETIRVRLLRRQGSNQSVEEQFRGIVHGHADVEMQP is encoded by the coding sequence TTGTTGAGCTTGATTGCGCTGGTGGGATTGCAGAGCGCGACTGCCTTTGCGGCGGCTTGTGCTGAAACGCCCGCGGCTGCCATGAGATTGGCGGGAGCGAAGGCTGCGCCTTCGTCGATGCCGGATGACAAGGGCTACCGCGTGGCCAGCGTTCGCTGGGACCCGGTGATGCAGCAGAGTTGGGCGACGATTGTGAGCTGCGGGCATCCTGAGTGGCCTGGAGTTTCGCTTCGCACGGATGAAACGAGCGATGCACAGCGTGGATTGAGCGCGCAGGCTCGTGTGGAGCGCTCTCCATTGGTTCGCGCAGGCGACATCGTTGAGCTTTGGCGGCAGGAAGATCTGCTGCGGATAGAAGTGAGCGGCGTTGCCGAACAGAGCGGGAGTATGGGCGAGACTATTCGCGTGCGCTTGTTGCGGCGACAAGGCAGCAATCAATCGGTGGAAGAGCAATTCAGGGGTATCGTTCACGGGCATGCAGACGTGGAGATGCAGCCATGA
- a CDS encoding PleD family two-component system response regulator, which yields MRALIIDDSAVMRKVIERALRQAGLELTEVLQASNGEEALQALRDDSGKPNPLSLILSDINMPVMDGLQFLEQRRNEKLGIGIPVVMITTEGSEPLVLRAISAGAMGYICKPFTAEQVKARVVPLLRVA from the coding sequence TTGCGAGCTCTGATTATTGATGATTCAGCAGTGATGAGGAAGGTGATCGAACGGGCGCTTCGCCAGGCTGGCCTCGAACTCACCGAAGTATTACAGGCCTCCAACGGCGAAGAAGCCCTGCAGGCCCTGCGCGACGACAGCGGCAAGCCCAACCCGCTGTCCCTGATTCTCAGCGACATTAATATGCCGGTGATGGACGGCCTGCAATTCCTCGAGCAGCGGCGCAACGAAAAGCTCGGCATCGGGATCCCCGTCGTCATGATCACCACCGAGGGCAGCGAGCCGCTCGTCCTCCGCGCCATCTCCGCCGGAGCAATGGGCTACATCTGCAAGCCCTTCACCGCCGAACAGGTCAAGGCACGCGTCGTGCCTCTGCTGCGAGTGGCTTAG
- a CDS encoding flagellar hook-basal body protein: protein MDSGLYAAYTGLLARTQALDTAANNLANAGTTGFRAARDYFSGVLTGGMDQATSAGASQVGQSVNDFGVLGGNLLDMGQGELTATGDPLDFALQGQGFFAIQTANGVRYTRDGSFRRSAAGMLETSAGEPVLDINQQSITIPSGAVHLGPDGSISVTTQDGNAIVGQVGVFDFSDRSVLEAEGTNRFSADGAKPVAGKASLIQGSVEGSNEDAIHGTMQMVLVQRQAEMMQKALSVFDNSFDKVAAEDLPRV, encoded by the coding sequence ATGGATAGCGGCTTATATGCGGCATACACAGGGCTGTTGGCGCGCACGCAGGCGCTCGACACCGCGGCCAACAATCTGGCGAATGCGGGAACGACGGGCTTTCGGGCGGCGCGGGACTATTTCAGCGGCGTGCTGACGGGCGGGATGGACCAGGCTACTTCGGCTGGAGCGTCGCAGGTCGGACAGTCGGTCAATGACTTTGGCGTTCTCGGCGGCAACCTGCTGGACATGGGGCAGGGAGAGTTGACGGCGACAGGCGATCCTCTGGACTTCGCCTTGCAGGGGCAGGGATTTTTTGCGATCCAGACAGCGAACGGCGTTCGCTACACGCGCGATGGCTCGTTTCGGCGGTCGGCTGCCGGGATGCTGGAGACGAGTGCAGGGGAGCCGGTGCTCGACATCAACCAGCAGAGCATTACGATTCCGAGCGGGGCTGTGCATCTGGGGCCGGACGGGAGCATCTCCGTGACGACGCAGGATGGAAACGCCATTGTGGGACAGGTGGGCGTCTTCGACTTCAGCGACCGGTCGGTGCTCGAGGCCGAGGGGACGAACCGTTTTTCGGCAGATGGGGCGAAGCCGGTGGCGGGAAAGGCCTCGTTGATTCAGGGGTCGGTCGAAGGATCGAACGAGGATGCGATTCACGGCACGATGCAGATGGTGCTGGTGCAGCGACAGGCAGAGATGATGCAGAAGGCGCTCAGCGTCTTTGACAACAGCTTCGATAAGGTTGCGGCGGAGGACCTGCCGCGGGTTTGA
- a CDS encoding chemotaxis protein CheX: MLATENPTPHAEMANRLDTAVSEVFEMMLERSCDPMDGDVNIIDGRIVARIQFTGAVSGECILYASPATAAVTAEALLGTASSEPADPMVDDAIGELCNMIAGGWKSKLEHPQAGCLISVPAVTREGLGALEGKFGTKFSRTYSFQGNVFGIVLAF, from the coding sequence ATGCTGGCAACCGAGAATCCCACCCCGCACGCCGAAATGGCGAACCGACTCGACACCGCCGTCTCCGAGGTATTCGAGATGATGCTCGAGCGAAGCTGCGACCCCATGGACGGGGACGTCAACATCATCGACGGCAGAATCGTCGCCCGCATCCAGTTCACCGGCGCCGTCTCCGGCGAGTGCATCCTCTACGCCAGCCCCGCCACCGCTGCTGTCACCGCCGAAGCCCTGCTCGGGACAGCCTCCTCCGAGCCCGCCGATCCCATGGTCGACGACGCCATCGGCGAGTTGTGCAACATGATCGCCGGCGGATGGAAGAGCAAGCTCGAACACCCGCAGGCAGGCTGCCTCATCTCCGTCCCCGCCGTCACCCGCGAGGGCCTCGGCGCCCTGGAGGGCAAGTTCGGCACCAAGTTCAGCCGCACCTACTCCTTCCAGGGCAACGTCTTCGGCATCGTCCTCGCCTTTTAA
- the flgG gene encoding flagellar basal-body rod protein FlgG, protein MIRALYTAASGMSAQQANLDTVANNLANSATAGFRERRLQFEDMIYQNVIVPGSAESTQTDSAGLQIGLGTKSSASEVIMTQGDFNSTGNTLDLAIQGSGFFQVSQPDGTIAYTRAGSFHRNNQGTMVTADGDTVLPAITIPSNATNITISAYGIVTATIPGQTAAAQLGTIQLATFVNPGGLNSVGGNLLMPTDSSGNAITDVPGGNSGMGTLQQGGLENSNVDVVAEFVQMILAQRAYESNSKVVHVADDMYSQINGMIR, encoded by the coding sequence ATGATTCGAGCGTTGTATACGGCGGCCAGCGGCATGAGCGCGCAACAGGCAAATCTGGACACGGTGGCGAACAATCTCGCCAACTCCGCGACGGCCGGATTTCGCGAGCGGCGATTGCAGTTCGAGGACATGATCTATCAGAACGTGATCGTGCCGGGATCGGCAGAGAGCACGCAGACGGATTCGGCGGGGTTGCAGATCGGCCTGGGAACGAAGTCGTCGGCCAGCGAGGTCATCATGACGCAGGGAGACTTCAACTCCACTGGCAACACGCTGGATCTGGCGATCCAGGGGAGCGGATTCTTTCAGGTGTCGCAGCCGGATGGAACGATTGCGTATACGAGGGCAGGGAGCTTTCACAGGAATAACCAGGGGACGATGGTGACTGCGGACGGCGACACCGTGCTGCCCGCGATTACGATTCCATCGAACGCGACCAACATCACTATCTCGGCGTATGGCATTGTGACGGCGACGATTCCCGGACAGACAGCGGCGGCGCAACTGGGGACGATCCAGTTAGCGACGTTCGTGAATCCGGGTGGATTGAATTCGGTTGGCGGCAATCTTCTGATGCCGACTGATTCTTCGGGCAATGCGATTACGGATGTTCCGGGTGGAAACAGTGGGATGGGGACGCTGCAGCAGGGCGGCCTGGAGAACTCGAACGTCGACGTGGTGGCGGAGTTTGTACAGATGATCCTGGCGCAGCGCGCGTACGAGAGCAACTCCAAGGTCGTGCATGTGGCCGACGATATGTATTCGCAGATCAACGGAATGATTCGATAG